The genomic window tatatatatatatatatatatatatatatatatatatttacatatatatatatatatatatttatatatatataaatatatatacatatacacacataaacacacacacacacacacacacacacacacacacacacacacacacacacacacatatatatatatatatatatatatatatatatataaatcaatatatatatatatatacatatataaatcaatatatatatatatatatcataaatcaatatatatatatatatctatatatctatatatctatatatctatatatctatatatctatatatctatatatctatatatctatatatctatatatctatatatatatattgatttatatacatatacatatatatatatatatatatatatatatatttatatatatatatacacatatatatgtatatatatatatatatatatatatatatatatatatatatatatatgtctgtgtgtgtgtgtgtgtgtgcgtgtgtgtgtgtgtgtgtgtgtgtgtgtgtgtatgtatatatataaataaacatatatatatatatatatacatctatatatatatatatatatatatatatatatatatatatatatatatatatatatatatatatatatatatatatatacacacacacacacacacacacacacacacacacacacacacacacacacatatatatatatatatatatatatatatatatatatatatatacatacatacatatatatatccagatatatatgtacatatatatacatacatatatatacatatatatatatatatatatatatatatatatatatatacacatatatatatacatacatacatacatatgtacacgaatgtgtgtttgtgtgtatctttacgtgtgtgtgtgtataaagagtaTTCTTTTTTCCCAGGGCCCCCAACATGGGTGGCTGTAATTCCATGTAATTGCCCTTCAATATAACTGAAATGTTTACGACATGACATTTGGAGCCAACAAGCGGGCACTGGCTCAAGGCTCATTCTCCTTCATTTAATTGAAATATGATTGtgcacaaatgcaaacacacacacacacacactatatatatatatatatatatacatatatatatatatatatatatatatatatatatatatatatatatatatatatatatatatatatatatatatatatatatatatatatatatatatatatatatatatatatatatatacatttatatatatatatatatatatatatatatatatatatatatatatatatatatatatgcatatataaatatatacatatatgtatatatatatatatatatatatatatatatatatatatatatacatatacatatacatacatatatacatgtatacatacatatatacatatatacatacatatatatatatatatatatatgtatatatatatatatatatatatatatatatatatatgtatatacatacatatatatatatatgcatatatatacatatatatatatatatatatatatatatatatatacatatgtatatatatatacatatatatatatatatatatatatatatatatatatatatatatatatatatatatatatatatatatatgtgtgtgtgtgtgtgtgtgtgtgtgtgtgtgtgtgtgtgtgtgtgtgtgtgtgtgtttgtgtgtgtgtacatattatatatgcatatatatatatatatatatatatatatatatatatatatatatatatatatatataaatatatatatatatatatacatatatatatatacatacatacatacatacatatatatatatatatatatatatatatatatatatatatatatatatatatatatatatatatatacacacacacacacaaacacacaaaaacacacacacacatacccacacacacgcacacacacatatatatacatacatacatagacagatatatcggtagatatatttagatagactgataaatggaagagagagaaagatgaagggaattTCAATGAATTTAAATAAATCTAAAAcatttagtttaattccatttgtcacAATGGATATTCTTCGCTGTGACATGAttatgtttatttgcttctaaatgacCCCCTGTGTGCACGGGCTGAACGCAGGTGAGCCGCACTGCTAagcgagaatgatgataagaggaaCCAGATGAGAAAACACTTTTtaggtgatattgataattttatcatatattatctgAATGCATGAGGCAAAAGTCACAAAAAAATGCATCCTATACTTTCTGAAACACGAGTTGATATTCACAAAGTAGCTTCTGCTCCCAACACCGCGCTTGGCCACTTAGGGGTTAGCTCCCGGTCGCCACTGGAGGAGGGAACTTGACATTGTTCATGGCGCCATAAGGACGTAATTCGTATATCAGATAATCGAACATGTACAGGTCACTGGCGCTCAGGTCGTGGAACGTTACAGCTGTGTCCGAGCAGCAGTTCAGGCCCTGGAAGATCCATGGATGTATATTAATGCACGAACACCGACGCatcaactcacacactcacgcacacgcgctcacacacacataaacacaaacaaacacacatccacacttacacatatgCCCTCACAAAAACgaccacaaataaaaacacatctacacacacacacacacatacacacaaacgcacacacacacacacacatacacacatacactcacacaaacaaacacacctacgcacacacacacaaacaaacaaactgtcaaacaaacaaacacacacaaataaaaacgcaCTAACACCCACATTAGTAATGCATCGAATCCCCGATCTTCGATATCCGCAGATGCAGAAATGGATACTGAATTTTGGAAAATTGCAGATGCGAATAGCAATGCGGATGTCAAGATTATTGAGATTTACAGAGGCGGATGCTGAACTGTTGTGAattataatgtatgcataattacACAATTCAGAGATTTGGCTCTGGTCTTCAACAAACGTTAAATTAAGGTTACTTGTATGTGATATGTGCTATACGtgagcaaaataaaataaaataattagatGTGTACACAAACTACTTAATACACCTTGaaatatgtgtaggtatgtgtgtgtatctgtgtgtgtttatctctctctctctctctctctctctctctctctctctctctctctctctctctctctctctctctctccatgtatatatatatatatatatatatatatatatatatatatatatatatatatatatatatatacatacacacacacacacacacacacacacacacacacacacacacacacacacacacacacacacacacaaatatatatatatatatatatatatatatatatatatatatatatatatatatgattgatatatatattcatatacatattcatatatatgtatgtatgtatatatataaatgtatatataaagtatacatacatgtatatatatacatatatatatatatatatatatatatatatatatgtctatctatctatctatatttatatatgtatgtatgtatatatgtatatatatacatacatacatatacatacacacacacacacacacacacacacacacacacacacacacacacacacacacacacacacacacacacacacatatatatatataaatacacacacacacacacacacacacacacacacacacacacacacacacactatatatatatatatatatatatatatatatatgcatttacatatacatacatatatatatatatatatatatatatatatatatatatatatatatatatatatatatatatatatatgcacatatacataaatatatatatatatatatctatatatatatatatatatatatatatatatatatatatatgtatatgtatatgtatatgtatatatatatatgtatatataaatgtatatatatatatgtatatatatgaatatatgtatacatatatatacatatatacatatatatatatacatatatacatatatatatatatatatatatatatatatatatgtatgtatatatatatatatatatatatatatatatatatatatatatatatatatatatatatatatatatatgtgtgtgtgtgtgtgtgtgtgtgtgtgtgtgtgtgtgtgtgtgtgtatgtgtatgtgtgtgtgtgtgtgtgtatgtgtgtgtgtgtctacacacacacacacacacacacacacacacacacacacacacatacatatatatatatatatatatatatatatatatatatatatatatatatatatacatgtatagatatgtatttatgtatatatatatatacatgtatatatgtatatatatgtatacatatatttatacatacagatatatatacatatatatatatatatatatatatatatatatgtatatatatgtatatatatatatatatatatatatatatatatatatatatatatatatatatatatatacacacacacacacacatacacacacacacacacacacacacacacacacacacacacacacacacacacatatatatatatatatatatatatatatatatatatacatttatatatgtatatatatatatatatatatatatatatatatatatatatatatatatatatatatatatatatataaacatatgtcggAGTCCGTACCGTTGTGACCTTGTAGAAGGGCCTGCCCAGCAACGCCTTTGGGTCCGTGAGGGCTGCTCGTAGGGGTTGCTGGAAGAAGCGCCCTCGGCCCTTGTCGTCGCGTGTGTCTATGAACTTCACGCCCATCTCCGACAAACACTTAGCTGGTGGGCGTGACATGGGGTGAAGACTCAATATTCCTGGTTCAATTCAACAGCTGTATGATCGAACTTTTTATTACATGTCTCTTTCAGATTGATTCGCAACATAATGGAATTACATTGAAATGGTGGGCTACATTTCAGAAATGTCCCAGCTTTTGGAATTATTGATTTTGGAAATTTACGAAAGAGTAGAAAAGAAATTTAAGTTTGGTCATTAAAGAATACTCTATTTCAATGTGTGCGATTACACTTCATTGTTATTTGTCTTAAAAGTGGATGTGCATCtggaggcaaacaaacaaacaaatgacttaCTTATCAGAACCCTCTATTCACCTCCAAGTCATCCACATCCTACCATCTCTTtaatatctattttctctccccttctctccacttcctatcacatctctctcagtttcttaacttctccttcccccttttttcactcCCTGTCATCttgccctttttttcttcccttttctctctattgctcttcgtctccctcctgcGTTCCTTTCTatcaactttctctttctctctgttccctatcttctataattttcttttcgCGGTCTCCTATTTTCTCTGATTTCCTAACAATTTCCCTATTTCTCTAATTTACTTCTTTCATTTCCCCTAGTTCTctattttctctaattttcttaacatccctccccttctcttgatTCGTCaccttatctccccttttctccgttctacattttctctcctctttttattcctcatcatctttcccctttcctctattccctcttttctcttctcttctctccctttcctaccattcatccttccttttctccactcCCTATCATTTTTCCTTGTATcagttccctcttttctcttttcttctcctcattcttcattatctcttcctttcccctaatTCCCTgtattttctcaatttctctccattttctatattatcttcccctctcccccattccctgttttctcttctcttctctttactcaccatcatttcttcctttctctcaattccctattttctcttccttcctacccccaattttctctctctctctccccattccccatttagtctttatctctccattccccaccatttctcgccttctccccattccctattcttttctcccctccttattcactatttcttcttcaccccattcccccatcaTTTCTCaccattctctattttctctctccttcgccacaTTCCCcgtcatctttctccttccctatttcccttctccttcactccctcccgatcatctctccctttctttccgttccctgttttatctccccctcttcccattcctcatcatgtctcattttttctccattcctcattatctttccctcttccccccaattCCCTatcatctttccccttctccccattccccaccctctctcgccttgtcttttctcccccttttctctgttcCCAAATTTCTTGCCTTTTGTCGCCACCCTTCAGTTACCGAGAGCGACGTCCTCGCAAGGAAAGCCGGTTTTCTTCCAGGTGAGAGGACACTTCTCTTGGTCCGGCAGCGCCTTCTCCACGAACACTCTGACGGCAGCGCGACTCAGGGCGTAGCCGGCACCTGGGGGAGGGAGTCAAGCTGAGAAACGAGTAAGATGGTGAAGGAGTGTGGtcggtgaaggagtgtggttggtGAAGGAATGTGGTTGGAGAAGGAGTGTGGTCGGTGAAGGAATGTGGTTGGTGAAGGAATGTGGTTGGAGAAGGAGTGTGGtcggtgaaggagtgtggttggtGAAGGAATGTGGTTGGAGAAGGAGTGTGGTCGGTGAAGGAGTGTGGTCGGTGAAGGAGTGTGGTCGGTGAAGGAGTGTGAtcggtgaaggagtgtggttggAGAAGGAGTGTGGtcggtgaaggagtgtggttggAGAAGGAGTGTGGTTGGTGAAGGAATGTGGTTGGAGAAGGAGTGTGGtcggtgaaggagtgtggttggAGGAGTGTGGttggtgaaggagtgtggttggtGAAGGAATGTGGTTGGAGAAGGAGTGTGGTCGGTGAAGGAGTGTGGtcggtgaaggagtgtggttggtGAAGGAATGTGGTTGGAGAAGGAGTGTGGTTGGTGAAGGACTGTGGTTGGTGGAGGAATATGGTTTATGTCTTTATAAGTCCATTTTTAAGACTGGTGCTTACAAGTAGATACGGGTACGGATACAGCGGAAACAAGCAAAAACGTaaatagtaagaaagagaaatgcatGTATCAACTTCTTTTGCATGAGAGTAAGCTATACGTTTATGCGCCGCTATAGGTATGTGTCCTCACGTCGAAGATGGCAGGCTCGCTGGACCACTcgatcccccccccttctctctctcactcactacacatatttcaaagaaataaagaggaaggcaaagtgagtgggcgagtgagtaagtgtgtaagagagagagaaagaaagagagagagagagagagagagagagagagagagagagagagagagagagagagagagagagagagagagagagagagagagagagaaagagagagtgagagagagagagagagagagagagagagagagagagagagagagagagatgagagagagaatgagagagagagaaagaggagagagagagatagagagagatagatagatagagagagagtgagtgactgagtaagtgagagagagagagagagagagagagagagagagagagagagagagagagagagagagagagagagagagagagagagagagagagagagagagaatgagagagagagagagagagagagagagagagagagagagagagagagagagagagagagagagagagagagagagagagagagagagagagagaggaaggatatagGTGGAATCTGGGGAGAGCTGTATCCCTACATATAGAGAGTGGATTGAGTCAAACAAcgcaccccccccctcgccactcCTACGGCCGTTAGAGGTGGTTCAATTTCTTTCAACGTTTTCATGAGCGTACAAAGCACACGTTATGGAGGAAGGGGTTAcatttttaaatctttaaatgTCGATCTTAGATAGCATCGAGTGCCCGATGGAAAAGGACCACTGATTATAGAAATTAACCCATATCAGGCATTTTTAGGGGTAGCATGACAACCGGGAACCTTTTCACTGGACTACCCTgcctggggttgggggggggggtgatcagcGAAAAGACGGTTCTTTGCATGCtcgtaaaaatgttgataatgctgAACCACCCTTTAGATAACACGTATTTGCGTCCCTTTTTTACGTCTATTTCAATTGCCAATAAAGCGTCaagatctatttatatacatgatatactcAACTTATTGGCATGTATAAGACAAAGATTTACAGAGAGTTCTTGTTATCATTCCACCGTTGCTATCGGTGTACAGAGATAAGCACGGCCATGCACCTCCTGTCATGTAGCCGGCCTTGAAGTAGCCAGTGTAGAAGCGAGAGCCGAGGACACAGGGTTTACTTGTGTCGTACGAACTGAGCAAGTACTTGAGGTTCTCAACCACCACGTATCTGAAAATGTATCAAAATcgcatttttatataaatgtaaatgtatatatatatatatatatatatatatatatatatatatatatatatatatatatatatatatatatatatatatatatatgtatatatatacatacatatatatatataaatatatatatataaatatatatatatatatatatatatatacatatacatacatacatacatacatacatacatatatatatatatatatatatatatatatatgtatacatgcatatatatatgtatatatatatacatatacatatatatatatacatctatatatatatatacatatatatatgtatatatatgtatatatatgtatatatgaatatatatatatatatatatatatatatatatatatatttgtgtatatatgtatatatatgtatgtatgtatacaaacttatgcatataaacatatatatatatatatatatatatatatatatatatatatatatatatatatatatatgtgtgtgtgtgtgtgtgtgtgtgtgtgtgtgtgtatgtatgcatacatacatatgtatttgtatatgtatatgtatatgtatatatatatatgtatatatgaaggaataaataaataaacatatatatatatgtatatatatatgtatatatatatgtatatatatatatatacatatatatatatatatatatatatatatatatatatatatatttatatatgtttatttatttatttgtgaatatatgtatatatatgtatatatacatacacatatacacacatatatatatatatatatatatatatatatatatatatatatatatatatatatatgtgtgtgtgtgtgtgtgtgtgtgtgtgtgtgtgtgtgtgtgtgtgtgtgtgtgtgtgtgtgtgtgtgtgtgtgtgtgcgtgtgtgtgtgtatatgtgtgtgtgtgtgtgtgtgtgtgtgtgtgtgtgtgtgtgtgtgtgtgtgtgtgtgtgtgtgtgtgtgtgtgtgtgtgtgtatgtgtatgtatgtgtgtgtatatatatatatatatagatatatatatatatatatatatatatatatatatatttatacacacacacacatacacacacacacacacacacacacacacacacacacacacacacacacacacacacacacacacacacacatagatatatatgtatatatatatatatatgtgtgtgtgtgtgtgtgtgtatacacacacacacatacacacacacacacacacacacacacacacacacacacacacacacacacacacatatatatataaatatatatatatatatatatatatgtatatatatatatatatatatatatatatatatatatatatatatatatatatatatatatatacacatatatatgtatatatatatgtatatatgtatatatatatatatatatatatatatatatatatatatatatatatatatatatatatatatatacatatacacatatcgtgagtgggtgtgggtgtggtcgtgtgtgtgcgctcgtgtgtgtgtgtgtgtgtgtgtgtgtgtgtgtgtgtgattatgtgtgcgtatgtttatttgtgagtgtatgtttatttatgtgtgtgtgtgttttcgtatgtatgtatatttgtatatacatacatacatacatacatatatatgtatatatatatatatatatatatatatatatatatatatatatatatatatatatacatacacacacacatacacacacacacacacacacacacacacacacacacacacacacacacacacacacacatatatatatatatatatatatatatatatatatatatatatatatatatatatatatatatgtatatatgtgcgtgtgtgtgtgtgtgtgtgtgtgtgtgtgtgtgtgtgtgtgtgtgtatgtatattcacatatatttatatatctatatctatctatccatttatctttcaaTCTACAGTACATTTCATTGCACTTACGTGTCATCATCAGCCTTCATAAACCAGTCGTAATCGCTGAGATATCGTGTATAAATATACTTGAGAGCTGACCTCGTCTTTAGCCAGAGGTTGTTGTATGTTTCCTTGACACCTAGGTCCACGGCGCCGATGGACGggt from Penaeus vannamei isolate JL-2024 chromosome 5, ASM4276789v1, whole genome shotgun sequence includes these protein-coding regions:
- the LOC113820159 gene encoding glycoprotein-N-acetylgalactosamine 3-beta-galactosyltransferase 1 isoform X2, encoding MVYFGRPLPRTQKALRVVMFFILLATGLLVMNIHAHIKHVTYSKKALFGNTSIMADTQEIKDIKSEIRNSKTNLQAEAEEKIRTLKVLCWVPVAAKNHNTSARVVMETWGRRCDGLVFMSSVNDPSIGAVDLGVKETYNNLWLKTRSALKYIYTRYLSDYDWFMKADDDTYVVVENLKYLLSSYDTSKPCVLGSRFYTGYFKAGYMTGGAGYALSRAAVRVFVEKALPDQEKCPLTWKKTGFPCEDVALAKCLSEMGVKFIDTRDDKGRGRFFQQPLRAALTDPKALLGRPFYKVTTGLNCCSDTAVTFHDLSASDLYMFDYLIYELRPYGAMNNVKFPPPVATGS
- the LOC113820159 gene encoding glycoprotein-N-acetylgalactosamine 3-beta-galactosyltransferase 1 isoform X1, producing the protein MVYFGRPLPRTQKALRVVMFFILLATGLLVMNIHAHIKHVTYSKKALFGNTSIMADTQEIKDIKSEIRNSKTNLQEAEAEEKIRTLKVLCWVPVAAKNHNTSARVVMETWGRRCDGLVFMSSVNDPSIGAVDLGVKETYNNLWLKTRSALKYIYTRYLSDYDWFMKADDDTYVVVENLKYLLSSYDTSKPCVLGSRFYTGYFKAGYMTGGAGYALSRAAVRVFVEKALPDQEKCPLTWKKTGFPCEDVALAKCLSEMGVKFIDTRDDKGRGRFFQQPLRAALTDPKALLGRPFYKVTTGLNCCSDTAVTFHDLSASDLYMFDYLIYELRPYGAMNNVKFPPPVATGS